The Aspergillus flavus chromosome 2, complete sequence region TGTCGGAGGCGGAGGCTTGGGTTTGGtgttggttttggttggaGGTGCGGCGGCGTTGGGGAGTTGGGCCTTGGctttggtcttcttctgagCCGGATGAGTCTGCTTCGGAGTTTGAGGGTGGGGGGTCCTTTAGGTTGTTAGTTgggtttggttctttttATGGGGTTGGATTGGGCTTACGGCGCGGCGTTTGCGGATGAGGGGcatttttctatcttttgGGGTCTTTTCCCAGTATTGGGTTGGAGTGGTGGGATACTGGGTGGGTATAATTTGGGATATCGTTATCGAGATATCAGATATTGATACTGCCTAATTGAGAGTCGCGACGCGAGTAGAGATGGCGCTAGGCTGATCTGGGATGGACCGTGATAGTTGGAACTCGATTGGGCAGTCACATGTTCGATCACATGTGATCTGCGAGGATCAGTTGATGGAAGTTTTTCTTGACTGCTGTTGCGCCATTGTTGTTTTGTCTTGTTTTACTTGtgttttattttagtttgtttctttttattgttttCTGATTGAGGgatcttatattaatttgtTTTGTGTCGGAGGGTTACGGTTGGTTCGAGGGGAGATCCAATTGGGTATTGATAACATCGAGATGGGGTAGTGTATCAAAGGACCGGTCGCCATAAGACATGGCTCCGATGtctggaaagagaaatgaataAATCAAGTAGCTGCGcaaaaaaatcaaaacacCCTTCTAGAAACAGAAATTAAACATAAAAGCTTGCTGGACAAAGAACCCTCCAGTGAAATTGAAACACCATCCCTCTCTAGTTGTTGGCCTTGTCGGTCTTGTCGTTGACCACGTCCTTCACttgctccttcttggcctgcAGCAAGGAGCTGAGGAAGCCCAGCGACTCCTGCGACAGGACCAAGCTGGTCGTGATCAGCGCCTTGCCGCTGGCCACCACCCCGTCACCACCGCACTTCTTGTACTCGGATCCGTAGGTGTCAAAGACATGGGACTTGACTTCGCCCACGACTCGCACCGGGTAAGTGGCGTTATCGTAGATGGTGTTCCGGAGCTTCTCGGTGTCCTCCTTGATCAACGGGAATCGCGAGTCGATCTGAGACAGTCCTTGGTCGCCGAGGGAGTCTGCGCGGGCCAGGTAGGGGGCGATGTAGCCGTAGGGTTTGGAGAAGTAGGGCAGGAAGGGCTTCGCGATGCGGTCATAGCTCTGGTCGGCGTACTCTATGGACTTGGCGCCGTACTTGTTGCTCTTAAAGACGGAGATGGAGTCGGAGACGAGGGGGTAGGATGTGAGGTGCTGTAAAAAGGGTGAGTGATGGTGCCGAAAATTCACAATAGAAATATAACTTACATCGAGGAAGTGCGAGTGGACCTTCTCGCCGTTGACAGCGTTTTCACCCATCTTCTTTGGCTCTGCGTGAGGCATCGGTTGCTGTGGAGGGTGGGAGGTTAGTATATGGGGTGGAACTGGATGAGGATCGGCGAGGTGCATTGCATCGCATAGCATACCTGAGAGGGTAGAAGTATGTAAGCGACGAACGATCGGAGAATAAGGGAAGTCGATGTGCCACTGGTAGGAGGGCAGAGGTTATATAAGAAAGCTTGGtgggggggaagagaagaaaagagggagggTCAAGATAAGTCAGTCCGTGGGAGAAAATGGCCAGGACAGAGGATATTTATTAGGCTTCGAGATATTAAACCATCACATCAGATAGAATCGAATTTGCTATTAAGAATCGACGATAATAAAAAACGCATGTGATAGCGGATCCGCAGAGTGACTGAACGCAAGCGgaggggcaaaaaaaaaaaaaaaaatacataaatCAGAATAAAAtcgaataaaataaatagtgtTACACTACGACTCATCATCGGCCTAGAATATCGTCGAGAGATAGTCCAGCATAGTCTTATTTGTTCGCATGGTCGGCCCAATCGTCATCTGGTTGCAGTTCCAACCGCATCAGTTGTGAAATATTTGCAATCTGGGTTCAAGGGTAGACGGACTGGTTCCTTGGAAGCGAGAGATAAGGTGTCGCAAATCGAATGATCTTTGGAGCTTCCAGCACATTGCGTTATCGTCGTGGCGGGCGAGAAGATTTGATGGACGTTGAATCCGGAAAGGCAAATGAAGTGGTTTGGGAAGTGGGCTGACGGCATGTGATTGCGGGTCACACTTTTCTCTTACTGAGTGTCTACAGAGTGCTAATAtaatactactagtactaataCACAGCATCCTCGTCCTAGATGATCGTTTATTATTATCGACGCCTCCATGATGATCCTCTAAACTTATTTACGAAAGGTTATTTggatttctctcttctgttttattttatttcaatcCTATCtcaacaaaataaaataaacaaaataaaataaataaatcaaacAAATATTGACAAGACTTCTGAGAATAAAATACATGAATCATGCATGACTAACCAGTGATGAAGCGACGCCTCCTCTCGACCACCGGCCTTGGCCTTCATCCAAACCACAGAGACTTTTTACCATCCAGgcttttctcttcgtttCCCCTTTTGAGTTGGATCCGCCTCGTTGGTCTGAGCGCCGTCTGTCTAGCCAACAATCGCTCTCCTTGGCCCCGTCTCTCTGTCAAGCACCAGCGTCCCAAATTTTAAATTGATACATCCTAACTCTCGACCGGCATGGCATTATCTAGCGCCAACTCCGTGCATCGTACTTTTGCGTGGATTGCCATGCTCTTTCCCATATGATCGGAGCGACTAGGTTGCATTGGACATTTGTCGCAAGCGGTCGGGTCTCACTGGGATATACGAGTAGGCTAAAGGACCTAGGTACCTGTGGCTGGCAGACCCTGGATCTCATCATGTGGAATTCATTTCGTCAGGAGAGTCTCTCAGCACATGATCGTAATCTCTACTGGTCTGGTCCTTGTCCATGGCTTGTGGAATGTGAATCGGTGCTGCGGCATTGCATATGGTGGCATAGACTGTGTTATGCATGtcattatatatttctgacATTTTACCTGCCATTCGACGAGGAACTCCAACCAACAAGATACTGTAGCCAAGACTGAGAAGTGTTCATTAATTCCTGGCACATATTCTAGACCGTCacaaaaaaggacaaaaagacaaaaagaaaaacaaaaaagaaagaatttaaaataactCAACATAAACCTCATCATCCTAGATCTAACCGCGGAGAAATCGCCAATCCCCAATTCACAAGCAAGAGCACAGACAGGCACATCCGCGTCTCTTCCTACCGCAGCGGATCCCACCCGCAACAGGGAACCTAGACGCTGCTCGCAATTCTCAACGAGAGAACCCTACTACCTAATTACAATAGTTCGATTCGCTCAATACGAGCTCTCGCTTACCACCGACTAACGGTGACCTACCGCATCCCGCACGGCCATTCGTAGAGGACTAACCGCCCGATGTTTTGGTCTCGCATGCATGGACCGGTCCAGTCCGTCTACGATGACGCCGTTCCACTTGCGCCCGGAGTACAGCGGCTACGGCGATGAGGTGGCTCTGGAGAGTTGACGGTTGGTGTTCCCCGCTTCTTCGGATTGCTGCTACTGTCCTTCCGGTTTGCTTGATTGCGGAGGTACGGAAGATGCGGGGATTCTCTGATGCGCCAAGAGGATGGGGAGTTGGCCCTCTGCTTGGGCACGTGTGCGCTTCTGCGTACTTGACTTGATGGTTCGGTAGGGAGGGGAACACgatatagttatatatatctccatgGGGGGTGGTGGTTTGGGGGAAATAATCCAGAGTAGGCACCAGAGTCAAATTGatgaaaacaaaaaaaaaaaaaaagaagagaaaaaaactTCGACTCGGGTGTTGCGGTAGTCCAAGTCACGGGGTATAGTTCGGAATTCTGTAGTCACATCGTAGTCATCTCAGACAAAGGAAGATTTTGAATTTGTTCATATTTCCATTTCATTGCGAGGACGCCAGATCTCGGTGGCCTCCTTCATtatcaaaaaagaaaaatggccAAGTCCTGGACTTGTACATCGATACATTCCCCATGCCTCCGCCAGCTATGGTATCCGTCCTCTTGTGTCATGAACCGAATGTGCTCGATGCCCTTTTTTGCTTGCCTCATCTAAGACCTTGCGCGCTCAAACGACATAACGCCCAAAAAAACCCCGTTTAGAAACCTGTTCACCGGTCAGCATGCGCCCATGTATTATATGACGAAAAGCAAAACGTACGAAGAGGAGTGAAGAACCAACGGTTCTTGCCGCTGGTGTAGCGGTCCTCAAGGGCCTTCTTGACGGTCTTCTTGGCGTCCTCACGCTGGGAGACCTCCTTGAAGGTGTCGTTGGTGACGGAGCCCTTGAGACCCTCGAGCTCGAGGGTGTAACGGGTGGGCATCAAGTGGTTGTAGTTGACAACCTTGATGAAGGGCTTGATGCGGCTGCGCTTCTCGACGGTCTTCTTACCCATGCGGCGGGTGACCTTCAGGGGGTAACGCTCGATACCGGCAACGACGGCATAGGCGAAGGGGTGCGCCTTGGAGCCAGTGTCGTTAGGCTGGACAATGACGACCTATACCAGCGGTCCTGTCAGCTTCATCCCTTCACACGTCTCATCCTTGAAAACCGTAACACGCTATCTTCCGCCCATCTAACTCTCGCTGGATGTCGTTCAATGTGTCGTAATTTTTTGTCGTCTCAAATTTATTCGCTCTCGCCAAAACAAACGCCATAACACACAATCCGCCACGCGCAGAAACTGAAAAGGGAATCATTTCGTGTCGTACCTTCTTACCGGCGTAACGGCCACGGGTGATGATGGCCACACGGCCCACTTTCATGACTATCGCGACATCCTGTCAGCTGGCATTCAAACGTAGTGAATCAAAAATCGAGGTGGTAGAGCGTTCAACTAACACTTCATTGTGAAAGTCCCGGCGGCAACAAGGTCGATGGGGTTGGTTGTCGATGTGCTTCGGTCGAGTAAAGAGAGTCTCCGCCGACGACGTTCTTTTTTTCGCTTGAGAATCAGGGCTTGCTCAGGGCTTTTGTGCGCCCGCCTCTCATTGGTTGCATTACCGATGCTCCGTCGCTAAGCTGTTCTGGGATAGTTTCCCCAACAAGCTTAGTGCCCGAGATGCCCGGCCATCGGATCAACTTGTTCTTTCACCGCCCATGACGGCATTGTTTACTCGGCAACGGGGCGTCTATCGGTTGCTAGGACGAAGCTTTGATGTGTACACGAGAGATTGGTCCCGCTGCTGGTTGATGCCCCATGAGCTACCATTAAAATCTCCCTCCAGTTCTCAAACTCCACTCGGCTGTTTGGGTCACTTACTTCTTTTTTAATTGATTATCTACTCCAAGATCTACTCTACCCTCCGGGTCTTTTCTGTTGTGATCCGTTCGTCGTCTAGttccttccctcccctcCATCCGTCGATAGCAAGCGCATTGatactttttctttttttttttttttgttctgttTTGACGACCCTTGTTTCCCCGTTGTACAACGTCCTTTGATGCGACCAAGAGTTATCtatttttgctttgttttgaCGAATTGATATGCCTAACGACCTTAATTGACGAACATTCTTCTGCGCATTCCACCTACATTAACCCCTGTTGCCCCCGATTCAAATTTCTCTTTCAACTATCGACGAACGAAGGATACAGGAAATTCACTCCATAAGCCAGGTCTCATAATGCCGGCTGCTCACACTCGCGACGGTTCCCGAGACCGGGAGCTCGTTGTCAGACATCAATCAATTCCCATGTATGTCTCAAGTATCACCTAAACAAAGACCTTTTGCCGTCCAATGGCAAACAAGGGATTGCCGCAGACTGACCCTGATATCGTGGAAATGAAGGTGGGACAGTTCAGACCCCGAACGGGCGCCTCCACCGCTGCCCATGAACCCCGGTTCGACCAGCCCGGCGACCAAGGGCAACGTTTCGCCCGGTATCCAAGCGATGGCGGCCACATTTACAGAGAAGATGCGGGAAAACGCCCCAAGTCCATACATCTCCAATCCCATGCCACCCAAGTCTTCGCCAGAGAAGTCTCTGATCAAAGGCCAATTCCACAAGCGCATGCAGTCCTTTCAGAATAGCCCGGATCCGCGATCCGAGTTCTTAAACTATCTAGAGAGCAAATCGCCGGAACGGCCCCAACGAGCGTCAACGTTTGATTCAACGACAAAGTTGCCGGAGAAGAGTCTAATGAAGTCTGAGATAGAAGAGCCGGAGTCAGAGCCCGAGCCCCCGAACTTGCTCATCTCGCCCCGTTATCTCTCTAAACCGATTCTCGGGGAAAGCACCCCGCCCTCTGCCACCATGCTCGCACTGCAGAACATGCAACTGCCCTGCGAGCCTGATTCGCAACCGAAGAGCGTCGAGTCGGATCCGTTCGTAGGGCCGAGCCGTCCTCCAAACTATAGCTTCGAATCCTTGTCTACGCAAATCCACAGTCTTACCGATATCGCCAGCAACCTCCAGCGCGAAATGGCCCAACTGAGCCGCCGAAGCAAAGACAATGCGACAGACCTCGTTAGCCTGAAAGCCGCCACGAATGCACGAGACGAGGATATCCGGAAAAGCCTCCGGGAGCTATCCTCCAACTTGAATTCGAGATTCTTGGATGCTGATGCTGCCACAAGGTTTGATTTCAGTACTCTCCTGGGTTCTGACAGTGGTGTTAACCATAGGGAATCGGATAGTTCTCCGAACTCGAAGAAGAGCTATGGACGGATGTCAAGTCCTAATCCCTTCGCGGCGGCAATGGAACGCGAGTTGGCCGCTTCGCCTACGCCCATCTCCGATGGCTCGGCCAGTATTGCGCTGTTGGA contains the following coding sequences:
- a CDS encoding putative pathogenesis associated protein Cap20 (unnamed protein product) translates to MPHAEPKKMGENAVNGEKVHSHFLDHLTSYPLVSDSISVFKSNKYGAKSIEYADQSYDRIAKPFLPYFSKPYGYIAPYLARADSLGDQGLSQIDSRFPLIKEDTEKLRNTIYDNATYPVRVVGEVKSHVFDTYGSEYKKCGGDGVVASGKALITTSLVLSQESLGFLSSLLQAKKEQVKDVVNDKTDKANN
- a CDS encoding 60S ribosomal protein eL27; its protein translation is MKFMKVGRVAIITRGRYAGKKVVIVQPNDTGSKAHPFAYAVVAGIERYPLKVTRRMGKKTVEKRSRIKPFIKVVNYNHLMPTRYTLELEGLKGSVTNDTFKEVSQREDAKKTVKKALEDRYTSGKNRWFFTPLRF